The genomic region GCTTCGAGCGCGCCGTCTCGTCGCGGCACTACGGCGGGCTGGGGCTCGGGCTCTACATCGTCAAGGGCATCACCGAGGCGCTGGGCGGCAAGGTCTGGCTGAAGAGCGCGCCCGGCGCCGGCGCGACGTTCACGGTGGAGCTGCCCTGCAAAGGCCCCGCGGAGGTCGGCCAGCCATGAACGCCAAGGCCCAGGTGCTGGTGGTGGAGGACGACCCCGACGTCGCCGACATGCTCACCGAGCTGCTGGGGCTCGAGGGCTACCGGGTGCTGCAAGCGCGCGAGGGCCGCGAGGCGCTGGCCATGCTCCGCGGCGGCGCGCTGCCCGACGTGATCTTGCTGGATCTGATGATGCCGGAGATGAACGGCTGGCAGTTTCGCCAGGCGCAGCTCGCCGACGAACGCTTCGCCAACGTGCCGGTGGTGGTGCTCTCGGCGGACACCCTCACGCGCGAGAAGGCGCTGGCGCTCGGCGCGAGCGTGGGGCTGCGCAAGCCGGTGGACATCGAGCGGCTCCTGGAGGTGCTCGAGTCGATCGGCGCGCCCCATGGCCCGACGGTTGGCGCATAACAATTGGGTTAAGACGACGGAAGTCCGGGGAGTCGAACCCCGCTGCGCCGAAGCGCGCCCGTTTAGCAGATGGGTGCCGTCCCTCGCTGGCTCGACTTCCAGGTGGCGGAGGGTGAGGGAGTCGAACCCCCAAGGCTTTGCGCTCGCCCGCTTTCGAGGCAGGTGCCGTCGCCCGTCGGCTTGACCCTCCGTAGAACCCGTTTCAAGACCGTCTCCGGCTGCGTCGCCGGCGGGGTCTTGAAGCCCGGTCCAGTCCGGTCACGAAGACCGGCGCGAACTGCAAGTGGGGCGTGAGCACGAGCAACGCATGCGTGAAGGACGCCGCGCAGATCCGGAGGCTGACGGGAAAGAAAAAGCCCCGTAGCTCTTTCGAGCTACGGGGCCGAAACTGGCGGGGTGTACGGGACTCGAACGGACCCAAGCGAGTTGGCGCAACTGGTTGATGTCACGCTGTTTTCCCACCCAACCAGCCATGCTTGCTGGGGTTTCGAGGCAAGAGTCCCGTCCACTCCCGTCCACTCGGATCCACCGGGATCGACCTCGGTCCTGGCACTATTGAGGCACCGGTATTGATATGTCTAGATGGCCGAGCGCTGGGTCTACCGGCGACCTGCCAGCGCGTTGTTGAGGCGCCCCGCGTGCGCGTTCTTGCGGTCGCCGTAGCTGCTCACGCACAAGGCGCGAGCGGACGCACCGCACTCGGGGCAGCTCGCGCCGAGCGCGACCTCGTTGGCCGCGGCCACGCGCTCCTTGTGGTTCGTCTGCCTCGTGTCACCCCGCTGCTGGATGCAGTTCTGCCCTCTCTTCGCGGAACACGCGGGACACGCCACGAGGTTCCGTACGCCGATCCGAATGGCCGACTCGCCCTCGGGCGCGGGCGGCTGCGCGGCGACCTTCGGAACTGGCGCGATCGGTTTGGAGTCGAGCGGAATGACCCAGAACGGGCGCTTGGTAATGGTGTCCCAACCGACCTCAAGAAGCGGCTCCCGCGAGTCGAGCTCACGCTTGGGCCAGTTGCCAATGCGGCGCCTGAACGCCAGCCTTGCCGCCATGGGTTCATTCCGCGCTGAACGCGCCTCGCGAAGCAACTGGTGGAAGAACTCGCGCTCGTTGCGAACGGGCCCGACCTCGACCAGTTGGTCTTCGACGCTCTCGGCGGCCAGCAGCACGTCCTCGACCTCGCGGCGAGGAAGCTCCCGGTCGCACTCCGGGCAATACCTTGGACGCCCGCGGAACTCGGCGCCGCAGAACCGACAAGAGAAGACCGGAGCATCGGACTGCCGGGGCTCGCGGCCCTCCAGCGAGGGCTTCTCGGGGTCGGTTAGGAAGCCGTGCCGCTTCCAGCACCCGGCGTGGTCGAGGATGAAGCAGTCCTGCTTGCCGACCTCAGGACACGGCCGCAGCGCGCGGCCGCACATCTGCTTCCAGAGCGAGCGCGACTGCGTGGGCCGCGCCAGCACGACCGCTGAGCAGCGCGGGAGATCCCAGCCCTCGGTGAGGATCTGGCAGTTGGACACGACCTCCAGCTCGCCCGACGCCAACCGTCCGAGGACCGCTGCCCGCTGGGATTCGGGCATGTCTCCATCGACGTGCCCCGCACGGACGCCTTCACGCTGAAACGCCTCCACGATGTGGCGGCTGTGCTCCTTCGTGGTGGCGAAGACCACGGTCGTCCGGCCGACGGCGAGCTTCTTCCACTCGCGCACAATGCCGTCGATGAGCACGGGTTGGTCCATCACGCGGCCGAGGTCGCCCTGGTTGTAGTCGTTGCCGACCTTCTTCACGCTGGAGAGGTCGGGCTCATCGCGACCGAACACACGCGGCTCGACGAGGTGGCCCTGCTCCACGAGCTCGGCCAGCGACGAGACTTGAATCAACGCGTCGAAGAGATCGCCGAGCGCGCGGCCGTCGGTGCGATACGGCGTCGCCGTCAGGCCCAAGAGCGCCTTGTACTTGGTGGCTTCGATGACCCGGCTCCACGAGTCGGCCTTGGCGTGGTGCGCCTCATCGACGATGACGACCTGGAACTCTCGGAGCGAGTCGCGGCGACGGTCGAGCGTGGCGATGGCCGCGACCTGGACGAGTGCCTCGGGACGCTCGCGCGCGGGGTCGATGCCAGCCTTGATGATCCCGTGCTCGATGCCGAGGTCGGTAAGCTTCCGCGAGGTCTGCTCGATGAGCTCGATGCGATGCGCGAGAAAGAGTGTTCGGCTCCCCCGCTGCTGAGCGCCCTGGATGAAAGCGCAGGCGATGACCGTCTTGCCGGCGCCGGTGGGCGCTACGATCAGGGAGCGCTTCTTGCCTGCCCGAAACGCGGAGCGCGCATCGTCGAGGGCGCGCTTCTGGTAGTCGCGGAGCTGGAACATGGCCGGCTCACGTTCTACGGCTCACTGGCGAGCTCTGCGAAGAGGTCGACGACCGAGCGAGCCAGCAGCGCCTGATCCTGCTGGTCGAGGGTCGCCGCATACTTCAACACGTCGAGGACACCCGGGGACTCGACGTCGCCGAAGAGGGTATAGAGGTCTCGACGAATCGCCCTGCCCTCATGCACGGCATCGAGCGCTGGGCCGACCACCTTCGGCGTGTGCAGCCGCACGTAGGCGAAGATGTCGAAGCAATCCTTCGTCTCGCCCGGCCGGTGAATCAGCTTCGCGTCGAGCTTCAGGGCCAGGAACGCCGCCGGTGAGGGCACCTGGAGCGGCAGCTCGCGATCTTTGAGCTTGACCGCGAGTCGCTGAGGGCGAGCAAGCGCTAGCGCGCCCTGAGGCAGCCGGGTGGCTCCCGTGGGCACTACCGCATCGTCGATGTCGTCTGGCACGAAAAGATCGATCTCCACTGCGACCTCGCCGACCTGCTTCGCCCAGCGATGTTCCCTCGTCCGCTTGTAGCCTGCTGCACCGAGAATCTGCGGCAGGCGCTCGGCCTGCTGCGGTTGCTGCTCGAAGTCGAAGAGCAGATCAGGCTCGAACGAGTAGCCACGCGGAACAGTGATGCCCGTGTCGGTGACGACCTGAATGGTCGCGTCCCCCGTCTTCTGCCGAGCTTCGAGCGCGAGCACCTGGCCGCCAATGAGCACGACGTGCTCGGCAAGGTCGCCCAGCGAGAGCAAGAGCTGTCCGAGCTCGGCGAGCACGCACTCGAACTTCTCGGCCTCAGTCACGAGCTGTCTCCACGGAACGGCAGCGCCTTGAGGAAGCGCTCCAAGAGGAACTCCGCCTGCTCGGGGCCTCGGCCACCGGCCTTTGCCAAATCGACGATGAGCTGCGGCAGAAACACGCCGGGCCCGTGCGGAAGCGGTCTCGGCGCCAAGTAGATGCCGCCCGCTTCGGTCTCAGCTGAGGCTTCGGCGCGCAGCACGAGGAAGTTGTGCGGCGTGACCTTACGTAGTCCGAGCGTCTCGACGAGAGGCTGGCTCTCGCCGCTCACGTAGAGCGCGTGAGGCAGGCCCGAGACGAAGAGTTCGTCCTGAGAGAGTCCGCTCGCAAGCGTGAAGATGCCTTTGCCGCCCGATACACGGAGCGCGTCGAGCCCACTCTGAAGTGCGTTCGGCTCGGTGCTCGGCGCGTTGTACGCCTCTAGAGCGATGGCGGTCTTCTCGGGGCTTTTCATCCATGCCCGGAGCAGCGCTCCAGCGTCGCGGACGTGGAAGCCTGACCGCGTCGATGTCCGCGCGACAAAGCCTTGGCGTTCAAGTCCGCTCAGGACACCGTGTGCATGCACGTAGCTCGTCTGGGTTCGGGCGGCGATCGCCTGGGCCGTGAATGTCGTCGTCGTTTCCGACAGCAAGAGGCGAACGATCCGGCAGCCCTTGCCAGAAAAGAAGCTCGTTCTTGGAGCACGCTCGACGTGCCCGTGGCCAACCACGTGGACGTAGACCGGCCCCGAGTGCGCGATCACCGTTCCGCGCTGGTCGACAAGCGCGACGCCTTCGCTGAGACACGAGTCCACAATGGACGGCAATGCAACGGATGTTGCCAGCGCCGGCACGATTGGGGCGCTCACCTTGCCAATCGCGGCATCGCGCCGTCGACGCTCTTCAGCGACGGCGGTGATTCGCTCCTTCAGTCGAGGAACGTCTCGCGCAAGTAGGCTCGGGCGGAAGACGATCAGGAGCTGCACGTCTGCTGTTGGGCTCCGCAGGGTGGCCCAATCCAAGACGAGTTCTCCAGCCTGTCCAACCTGAGGCACGACCGTCGTCTCACCACGAACGAGCGCCAAGCCGGCTGGCAGCTCGATCTTCTGCCGCCAGAACGCCTCCCTGTCGTCGGCTCGTGGAACGGCGTTTTTCATTCACACGGATAATGCTCGACTATGACCGACAAAGCCAGCCTAACGATCAATCTCAGCCCATTATCCGTGTCAATGATTGATTCGCTTTCTGTCGACAATCGTCTCCGAAACCCTCGATTCGCCAAGGGGGCTGCCCATCAAGCTGGACCAACTCCAGCACCATGCATTTGGCGTACGTCAGGGGGATAGACTAGCGTCGTCGTTCCGGGTGGCTACGTTTGCCCCCGAAAGAGGGATCACATGGCAGAGCGCCCCACCACCATCGAGCAGGAAGTGCTCACCACAGTTGCGTCCAAAGGACCTGTGGCCCCGACGGTTGTGGCCGAGACGCTCGCAGAGAAGGGCCGAGAGGAGCCGACGGTTCGCTCGGCAGTCTGGTCGCTCATCGGACGCGGCGAGCTTGAGGTAACGGACGACTGGCGGCTGACGACGACCGGTTCGGTCGGCACCACGAAATAGCCGGAATCCTGTTCTGACTCGATCTAACCTAGGGCCCTGCTCGCTTGAGCAGGGCCCTTCTCTTTGGCGGATACGACCTCCATGGCCAACAACAAGAAGGCACAGACCGGTCGCCCCCGCAATGCGACTAAGACGCCTGCCGACCCAGCCAATGCTCCGGACACCTCGAAGAGGCGTTCGTCGCAGGCTCCCGCGGCCACTGCCCCCGCGGACACCGCTCTCGCGCGGCCAACGCAAGTCAAGCGTACGGATCGCCGGCACAGCGAAGGTAGACCGGACGGCACGCGGACGGCATTCAAGCGTGACCGGGATCGCGTTCTGTACTCCGACGCGTTCCGCAGATTGGCTGGGGTCACCCAGGTCGTCCACGCTGCCGAAGGCCACGGGTTCCACAACCGGCTCACACATTCGCTGAAGGTGGCGCAAGTCGGGCGACGCGTCGCTGAGAGGCTCGCCACCGATGTCGATCTATCCGCAGCAGCGGGTGGCATCGACCCAGATGTCGTTGAGACGGCGAGCCTCGCCCACGACCTTGGGCACCCTCCCTTTGGACACATCGCAGAGGAGGAACTACACGCCCAGATTCAGGCCGTCGGTGTCGAGGATGGTTTTGAAGGGAACGCACAGTCCTTCCGAATCGTGACCCGAGCCGCGATTCGCTCAAACGAGCATCTCGGGCTCAATCTCACTCGCGCATCGCTCAACGCGATTCTGAAGTATCCGTGGGCCCACGGCGCCGCCGGCAAGAAGAGCAAGAAGTGGGGGCACTTCTTCAGCGAGACAGAAGACTTCAACTTCGCTCGCCAGATGACTCCTGGCGAGAAGCAATCCAACGAAGCGAGCCTGATGGACTGGGCTGACGACATCACCTATGCGGTGCACGACGTGGAAGACTTCTATCGCGTTGGGACGATTCCGCTCGATCGGCTGCTCTCGGGCAAAGGCCCAGAGCGCGTCCAGTTCATCGATGCGGCAGTCGCTCGGTGGGCCGAGTCCGAACAAGTGGATCCCGCTGCGAAGGACAAGGCGAACAGGTTCTTCGACTTGCTCGGTCCATTCATTCCCGACGAACTTCGGAGTCCATACAGCGGAACGCGCGCTCAGCGAGCAGCTCTGAACCAACTGAGCTCGATGCTGATCACGCGGTTCGTGCTCGCAATCAACTTCGTAGAGGCCGCTGGCTCCGTCGGCCTGCGGTTCGAGGAAGCCAAAGCCTTCGAGGTGAAGACACTCAAGAGCCTTATGGTGCACTACGTCTACCGTAACCCTGCTCTCGTCGCTCAGCAGTTTGGGCAGCGAAGAGTCGTGGCGGAACTCTTCAAGATCCTCTTCGACGCCGCGAAGCCAGGTGCAAGAGATGCCGGGGTGATTCCCATGCCGTACCGCGATCTGCTTGACGAGGTGAATCGCGGAGGACCTTGCGTCCGATCGCCTGAAGACCAGAGTCGAGAGCGAGCGAGGCTCGTGGCTGACATCATCGCGAGCCTCACAGAGCAACAAGCACTTGAGTTCCATCAGCGGCTCGCCGGGATCAGCCCAGGCTCTGTGCTTGAGAGCATCATCCGGTGACTTCCCGGAGGAGCTAGCCAGAATGGCCGAACTCGTGCCCTTCGATTCCGAGCGCGATTGGCGCGCGTCGATCTTCTGGGCAAAGGCGCCGGAGAAAGACAGCGAGTCCTCACCCGAAGATCCTCTCGCCCTCGCCTACTTGAGCCAGCAGGTCGGACTGTGGCTCTTCGGCGGGCTGACCACGCGCACCAGCCGCGCGCAGAACTACCTGGTCGTCCTTTACGGACTCGATCTCGCGCGACGCGCTGCTGTGCACTACGGTAAGCCCCAGGGCCATGAGGTCTACGAGACCTTCTTCAACCGCTGGGAACGGCTCTGGGCGCTCGCGACCGTGGAATCACATGGGGGCGTACTCGAACGCGGGCACCCGGACTCGATGCGTCGCATTTGCGGCGCCAAACGGCATTGGAAAGATGCTGACCGGCCACTGGAGCTCGACTTCCAGTTGATCGACCGCCAGAGCGAGCTGGGCGGCTTGGGAGCATACCTTTCATCGCTCCGCGCAAACGGACTCGTGCTGCCTGGCACCCTTCAGCCTAGCCCCTCCGCCGAGGCACTTGGGGTACAGCTTGTCCGCCACGTCGAGCGCGTGGACCCGGGGCACGATCTCCAGATGCTTCTGCTCGCGCGGGCCGTGTCCGGTCTGCTTCCCGCCCGGCCGCTTCTCGCGCTTGTCCCCGAAGAACCGCGCCCGCGCCTGCTGCAGCTGTTCACGCCACAGCGCCGCAACGCAGCCGCGCTCGATGCGCTTCGCGAAGACACACAGCCCCGTTCCGTCCCAGTAGAGCAGCTTGGCGCGCTTCCGCGTCCGGCTGGTGAAGAGGAACACGTCGCCCGAGAGCGGATCCCGCTGGAGCTCGCGCTTCACCAGCGCGAAGAGGCCGTCGAAGCCCTTGCGCAGGTCCGCAGGTCGCGCGTACGCGAAGACCGAGAACCGCCGCGTCGAGCCGATCACGCGAGTTTCCGGAGCAGCGCCGCGAGCGCGTCGAGATCCAGGCCCTCGATGCGCAGGCCGCACGGGCCCTGCACCACCACCTCGTGCTTCGTCGCGACGACTTCGACGGGCCGGAGCGTACGGCTGCACGGCCGCTCGCGCTGCCAGCGGTACAACGTGCCCAGCGCGATCCCGAGCTTGTCTGCGAGCGACTGCCAGGTGGCGCCTCCCGCGCGCCTCGCGCCCACGTGCGCGCAGACGCGTGCGGCCAGCTGCGGCGAGAACCGCGTGCGCTTCCGACGCGTCGAGAGCTCACGCTTCAATGCGGCGCCCTTGTTGCTCAGGTCCATGTGCTCCTCCAGCCGGAGGAACACTCGCGCGGCCGAGGCGACACGTCACGACGGGGCCCGGCGAGGACTTACAATCAAATAGCGACGTACGAATCTGAAAGCCGGCGAAAGCTGGCTGGAGCGCGTGAATCTTTCACGGGCGCTCCAGCCAAGATGGAGGACCTATGCCTAGGAAGGGGCACTTTCTTCGAGAGAGCTAATGACCCCTTCAGGAGGAATTAATTCATCGGTCCTGAACATGTTCGGTCGGACAACCTAGCCGGCGGCGATATCAAGTCGTTCGTTGCGAACTTCCGCTCACTCAACCGTCGCTTGCTATTTGGACCTCAAGCAATCTCAACCCACCGCAGGCGGCGCACCCACGTCATCCGAAGTGCTTTCCTCACCCGGTGGCTGCGTCTTCATCCTCTGAATCCTGTGCCGCCGAGTC from Deltaproteobacteria bacterium harbors:
- the dgt gene encoding dNTP triphosphohydrolase, which encodes MANNKKAQTGRPRNATKTPADPANAPDTSKRRSSQAPAATAPADTALARPTQVKRTDRRHSEGRPDGTRTAFKRDRDRVLYSDAFRRLAGVTQVVHAAEGHGFHNRLTHSLKVAQVGRRVAERLATDVDLSAAAGGIDPDVVETASLAHDLGHPPFGHIAEEELHAQIQAVGVEDGFEGNAQSFRIVTRAAIRSNEHLGLNLTRASLNAILKYPWAHGAAGKKSKKWGHFFSETEDFNFARQMTPGEKQSNEASLMDWADDITYAVHDVEDFYRVGTIPLDRLLSGKGPERVQFIDAAVARWAESEQVDPAAKDKANRFFDLLGPFIPDELRSPYSGTRAQRAALNQLSSMLITRFVLAINFVEAAGSVGLRFEEAKAFEVKTLKSLMVHYVYRNPALVAQQFGQRRVVAELFKILFDAAKPGARDAGVIPMPYRDLLDEVNRGGPCVRSPEDQSRERARLVADIIASLTEQQALEFHQRLAGISPGSVLESIIR
- the tnpB gene encoding IS66 family insertion sequence element accessory protein TnpB, with translation MIGSTRRFSVFAYARPADLRKGFDGLFALVKRELQRDPLSGDVFLFTSRTRKRAKLLYWDGTGLCVFAKRIERGCVAALWREQLQQARARFFGDKREKRPGGKQTGHGPREQKHLEIVPRVHALDVADKLYPKCLGGGARLKGARQHESVCAER
- a CDS encoding DEAD/DEAH box helicase, with product MFQLRDYQKRALDDARSAFRAGKKRSLIVAPTGAGKTVIACAFIQGAQQRGSRTLFLAHRIELIEQTSRKLTDLGIEHGIIKAGIDPARERPEALVQVAAIATLDRRRDSLREFQVVIVDEAHHAKADSWSRVIEATKYKALLGLTATPYRTDGRALGDLFDALIQVSSLAELVEQGHLVEPRVFGRDEPDLSSVKKVGNDYNQGDLGRVMDQPVLIDGIVREWKKLAVGRTTVVFATTKEHSRHIVEAFQREGVRAGHVDGDMPESQRAAVLGRLASGELEVVSNCQILTEGWDLPRCSAVVLARPTQSRSLWKQMCGRALRPCPEVGKQDCFILDHAGCWKRHGFLTDPEKPSLEGREPRQSDAPVFSCRFCGAEFRGRPRYCPECDRELPRREVEDVLLAAESVEDQLVEVGPVRNEREFFHQLLREARSARNEPMAARLAFRRRIGNWPKRELDSREPLLEVGWDTITKRPFWVIPLDSKPIAPVPKVAAQPPAPEGESAIRIGVRNLVACPACSAKRGQNCIQQRGDTRQTNHKERVAAANEVALGASCPECGASARALCVSSYGDRKNAHAGRLNNALAGRR
- a CDS encoding response regulator — translated: MNAKAQVLVVEDDPDVADMLTELLGLEGYRVLQAREGREALAMLRGGALPDVILLDLMMPEMNGWQFRQAQLADERFANVPVVVLSADTLTREKALALGASVGLRKPVDIERLLEVLESIGAPHGPTVGA